The following are encoded in a window of Flavobacteriales bacterium genomic DNA:
- a CDS encoding MFS transporter — MGTTLGLRRNWKQFTLLVIVNAFVGGMVGIERTVLPVLAELEFGIASHAAALSFIMAFGVSKALANYFTGRLAGRYGRKALLVTGWLLAFPVPFMLIYTDAWAWIVAANILLGIHQGFAWSSTVVMKMDLVGEQDRGLAMGLNEFAGYLAVGGMAFLTGYLAAHYGPRPVPFQVGIVLAVIGLGMTLLWVKDTVHHVAAESAQSIVPKLKRVFLETSLTHRTLGSVTQAGLVNNLNDGMLWGLLPVLLFSEGFGPGQIGAIAAVYPAVWGLGQLFTGKLADHVNRRSLLILGMVLQGIAILALPYVHAQGAYIALSAALGLGTALVYPTFLAVLAAHTHPQQRSEAVGIFRLWRDLGYAIGALATGLIADRFGITASILAIGVVTVLSGIVVWLRMPSERKCLEPEDLKPLLGKADVRVVDVRSPEEYASGHLPEAINVPLAELLERARNWSPGERIVTVCAKGGGRSAQAAQLLRDLGFGRTWWLCGGTLGWR; from the coding sequence ATGGGAACGACCCTGGGTCTCCGCCGCAACTGGAAGCAGTTCACCCTGCTGGTGATCGTCAACGCCTTCGTGGGTGGCATGGTGGGCATCGAGCGCACGGTGCTGCCGGTGCTGGCTGAACTGGAGTTCGGCATCGCCTCGCACGCGGCGGCGCTCAGCTTCATCATGGCCTTCGGGGTGAGCAAGGCGCTGGCGAACTACTTCACCGGCAGGCTCGCCGGGCGCTACGGGCGCAAAGCGCTGCTCGTCACAGGCTGGCTGCTCGCCTTCCCCGTTCCCTTCATGCTGATCTACACCGATGCCTGGGCCTGGATCGTGGCGGCCAACATCCTGCTGGGCATCCACCAGGGCTTCGCTTGGAGCAGCACAGTGGTGATGAAGATGGACCTGGTGGGCGAACAAGACCGTGGGCTGGCCATGGGCCTCAACGAGTTCGCCGGATACCTGGCCGTTGGCGGCATGGCCTTCCTCACGGGCTACCTCGCCGCGCACTACGGACCTCGTCCGGTGCCCTTCCAAGTTGGGATCGTGCTGGCGGTGATCGGCCTGGGCATGACGCTGCTCTGGGTGAAGGACACCGTGCACCACGTGGCGGCCGAAAGCGCGCAGAGCATCGTACCAAAGCTGAAGCGCGTGTTCCTGGAAACGAGCCTCACGCACCGGACTTTGGGCAGCGTGACGCAGGCCGGCCTGGTGAACAACCTGAACGATGGCATGCTGTGGGGCCTGCTCCCTGTGTTGCTCTTCAGCGAAGGTTTCGGACCCGGACAGATCGGTGCCATCGCGGCGGTGTACCCTGCCGTGTGGGGATTGGGACAACTCTTCACCGGCAAACTGGCGGACCATGTGAACCGCCGATCACTGCTCATTCTCGGCATGGTGCTGCAAGGGATCGCCATCCTGGCCCTTCCCTATGTGCATGCACAGGGCGCGTACATCGCGCTCAGCGCCGCGCTCGGACTGGGCACCGCGCTCGTGTATCCCACCTTCCTGGCCGTGCTCGCGGCGCACACGCATCCGCAGCAACGCAGCGAGGCCGTGGGCATCTTCCGCCTCTGGCGGGACCTGGGCTATGCCATCGGCGCGTTGGCTACCGGCCTCATCGCGGACCGATTCGGCATCACGGCCTCCATCCTCGCCATCGGGGTCGTCACGGTGCTCAGCGGGATCGTCGTGTGGTTGCGTATGCCCAGCGAGCGCAAGTGCCTGGAGCCCGAGGACCTGAAGCCGTTGCTCGGCAAAGCGGACGTTCGCGTGGTGGATGTGCGCAGCCCCGAGGAGTACGCCAGCGGTCACCTGCCGGAGGCGATCAACGTGCCGTTGGCCGAGCTGCTTGAACGGGCGCGCAATTGGTCGCCAGGAGAGCGCATCGTCACCGTATGCGCCAAGGGCGGCGGACGCAGCGCACAAGCCGCTCAGCTGCTGCGAGACCTGGGTTTCGGGAGGACGTGGTGGTTGTGCGGGGGGACCTTGGGGTGGCGGTGA
- a CDS encoding AAA family ATPase, with protein MAALAARFVNSTARNVFLTGKAGTGKTTFLHRLAAHTHKRHVIVAPTGIAALNAGGVTVHSQFLLPFGSFVPEKRLPPDIGEYGAFTDRDTLNRRHPLNALRRHVLRALDLLIIDEVSMLRADLLDAIDHRLRSVRQRWDRPFGGVQVLFIGDLYQLPPIVKDEEWSVMRRYYDSMHFFEAHALKESGYAHIELDKIFRQQDERFIALLNHLRENTVTQADVDALNEHYQPRLAEDASDGVITLTTHNRTADELNQRALEKLPGRVHRFEADIEGDFPESMFPVLRELALKEGAQIMFTRNDPEKAYFNGKLARVETIAEGRIKVRMIDGDTPYVLKRETWENKRYEIDQTTKEQQERILGTFEQYPVKLAWAITVHKSQGLTFDKAIIDVGRAFAPGQVYVALSRLRSLEGLILRTRIEPAVVSTDREVVAFSERRHAQQPLPEQLQEYQRRFLHDMLVSTFDLGDLLQRADHIQKDHDEVSAFEDEGMKTALQRFRDRLRTEEDNTRKFQGQLMRLLQQDERPVLLERIARGADYYGGFLKDAMKDLLRHLAQVDLLTRTKQYGDALRELDGMLVKKIATIAKAVHVTTCILESREVTRDAEQERKLGAERSAIVEEVKAWVAEHAPASALKSGRRRKRDEAWDPSDADEHVEPGLSRRKKRKAAGEPKPPKIKGETYLKTYALIKNGMQLDEVARERGLSLGTIEGHAARGIGEGILEIDALLPAADRDAIAEWIREHPGKNSGEIRAHFGDKFSYGKVRMVQAWLANV; from the coding sequence ATGGCCGCCCTGGCCGCGCGCTTCGTCAACAGCACGGCGCGCAATGTCTTCCTCACCGGCAAGGCCGGCACCGGCAAGACCACCTTCCTGCACCGCCTCGCCGCGCACACGCACAAGCGCCATGTGATCGTGGCGCCCACCGGCATCGCGGCGCTCAACGCGGGCGGTGTCACCGTGCACAGCCAGTTCCTGCTGCCCTTCGGGTCCTTCGTGCCGGAGAAGCGCCTGCCACCCGACATCGGCGAGTATGGCGCCTTCACCGACCGCGATACGCTGAACCGCCGCCATCCGCTCAACGCCCTGCGCCGCCATGTGCTGCGCGCGCTGGACCTGCTGATCATCGACGAGGTGAGCATGCTGCGCGCCGACCTGCTGGACGCCATCGACCACCGCCTGCGCAGTGTGCGCCAGCGCTGGGACCGTCCCTTCGGCGGCGTGCAGGTGCTCTTCATCGGCGACCTCTACCAGCTGCCACCCATTGTGAAGGACGAGGAGTGGAGCGTGATGCGCCGCTACTACGACAGCATGCACTTCTTCGAGGCCCACGCGCTGAAGGAGAGCGGCTACGCGCACATCGAACTGGACAAGATCTTCCGCCAGCAGGACGAGCGCTTCATCGCCCTGCTCAACCACCTGCGCGAGAACACGGTGACGCAGGCCGATGTGGACGCGCTGAACGAGCACTACCAGCCGCGGCTCGCCGAGGACGCCAGCGACGGCGTCATCACCCTCACCACGCACAACCGCACGGCCGATGAGCTGAACCAACGCGCGCTGGAGAAGCTGCCCGGCCGGGTGCATCGCTTCGAGGCCGACATCGAAGGTGATTTCCCCGAGAGCATGTTCCCCGTGCTGCGCGAGCTGGCCTTGAAGGAGGGCGCGCAGATCATGTTCACCCGCAACGACCCCGAGAAGGCCTACTTCAACGGCAAGCTGGCGCGTGTGGAAACGATCGCCGAAGGCAGGATCAAGGTGCGCATGATCGATGGCGACACCCCCTACGTGCTGAAACGCGAGACCTGGGAGAACAAACGCTACGAGATCGACCAGACGACCAAGGAGCAGCAGGAGCGCATCCTGGGCACCTTCGAGCAATACCCCGTGAAGCTGGCCTGGGCCATCACCGTGCACAAGAGCCAGGGCCTCACCTTCGACAAGGCCATCATCGACGTGGGCCGCGCCTTCGCACCGGGACAGGTGTATGTGGCATTGTCGCGGCTGCGTTCGCTGGAGGGGCTCATCCTGCGCACCCGCATCGAACCCGCCGTGGTGAGCACCGACCGGGAGGTGGTGGCCTTCAGCGAACGGCGCCACGCGCAGCAGCCGCTGCCCGAGCAGTTGCAGGAGTACCAGCGCCGTTTTCTGCACGACATGCTGGTGAGCACCTTCGACCTGGGCGACCTGCTGCAACGCGCCGATCACATCCAGAAGGACCACGACGAGGTATCGGCCTTCGAGGACGAGGGCATGAAGACCGCCCTGCAACGGTTCCGCGACCGGCTGCGCACCGAGGAGGACAACACGCGCAAGTTCCAGGGGCAGTTGATGCGGCTGTTGCAGCAGGATGAACGCCCGGTGCTGCTGGAGCGCATCGCCAGGGGCGCCGACTACTATGGCGGCTTCTTGAAGGATGCCATGAAGGACCTGCTGCGGCACCTGGCACAGGTGGACCTCCTTACGCGCACCAAGCAGTACGGCGATGCGCTGCGCGAACTGGACGGCATGCTGGTGAAGAAGATCGCCACCATCGCCAAGGCGGTGCATGTCACCACCTGCATCCTGGAAAGCCGGGAGGTGACGCGCGACGCGGAACAGGAGCGGAAGCTCGGGGCCGAGCGCAGCGCCATTGTGGAGGAAGTGAAGGCCTGGGTGGCGGAGCATGCGCCGGCCAGCGCGCTGAAGAGTGGCCGCCGACGGAAGCGCGATGAGGCGTGGGACCCCTCGGATGCGGACGAGCACGTGGAACCTGGCCTTTCACGCAGGAAGAAGCGCAAGGCCGCCGGAGAGCCCAAGCCGCCGAAGATCAAGGGCGAGACCTACCTGAAGACCTACGCGCTGATCAAGAACGGCATGCAGCTGGACGAGGTGGCCAGGGAACGGGGCCTGTCGCTGGGCACGATCGAAGGCCATGCGGCGCGCGGCATCGGCGAGGGCATCCTGGAGATCGACGCGTTGCTGCCAGCCGCGGACCGCGACGCCATCGCCGAGTGGATCCGCGAACACCCCGGCAAGAACAGTGGCGAGATCCGTGCGCATTTCGGCGACAAGTTCTCCTACGGCAAGGTGCGCATGGTGCAGGCGTGGTTGGCGAATGTGTGA
- a CDS encoding choice-of-anchor I family protein — protein sequence MKNLTTLRLGALASGLALAIASHAQTLRITPIGTYQTGLYGESAAEIVDYDPGTRRVFSTNAAANSVDAIDISDPSNPTLLFTMDMSPYGGGANSVVVIDGAIAIACEAFVKTDNGSVVFLDLNGNFLNQLTVGALPDMITRTPDGTKLLVANEGEPISYLDGIDPEGSISIIDINGGIASLSQAQVTTIGFEGYTPEMLPGVRIFGPNASVAQDMEPEYIAVSADSQTAFVVCQENNAVVRIDLNTNTIVSITSLGMKDHSLPGNGLDASDQDGMINIANWPVKGLYMPDAIACYTVNGEPYVIYANEGDARDDWPGYEEGRRIGNAGYQLDPDVFPNAADLKQNANLGRLTASRASGDLDGDGLFEEIHVLGARSFSIRNAAGELLYDSGEDFERITAQRYPTRFNASNSNNNFDNRSDDKGPEPEAVEVALIDGRHYAFIGLERIGGIMVYDVTDPTNAQYLDYVNNRNFGASPLSPEGLDSGVECLRFVHADQSPNGEMLLISANEVSGTVTIFQVDLLYCEPGDGITRVRQQNGNGPVTTTQLASFEAPQNDGDHFTATLGGLICPPVSGYYRFFISADHRAELYLSPGTTPVNGPAIARCPAPVPPHVYTQFAQQSSAAIWLEAGELRYLYATHREANGPDHVSVAWARADGIHQDPIPGIYFFQPAQPKDLASLLTETSIAPATFGMYPNPANDRLHVELLLQEAGQVRLELIDPTGRLLIERTTSAEEGRHIEVLDITGLRPGMYLMRMTSGMEQETKPFVVMR from the coding sequence ATGAAGAATCTCACTACCCTGCGACTTGGGGCGCTGGCCTCGGGGCTGGCCTTGGCCATCGCCTCGCATGCCCAGACCCTCCGGATCACACCGATCGGCACCTACCAGACAGGCCTCTACGGCGAAAGCGCCGCCGAGATCGTGGATTACGACCCCGGCACCCGTCGCGTATTCTCCACCAATGCCGCGGCCAACAGTGTGGATGCGATCGATATCTCCGACCCGTCCAACCCCACACTGCTTTTCACCATGGACATGTCGCCATACGGAGGCGGTGCGAACAGTGTGGTGGTGATCGATGGCGCCATCGCCATTGCCTGTGAGGCTTTCGTGAAGACCGACAACGGGAGCGTTGTGTTCCTTGACCTGAATGGGAATTTCCTGAACCAGCTCACCGTAGGCGCATTGCCGGACATGATCACCAGGACCCCCGATGGCACCAAGCTGCTGGTGGCCAATGAGGGCGAGCCGATCAGCTACCTGGACGGCATCGACCCCGAGGGAAGCATCAGCATCATCGATATCAACGGAGGGATCGCATCTCTCTCGCAAGCCCAGGTGACCACGATCGGTTTCGAGGGCTACACCCCGGAGATGCTGCCTGGCGTGAGGATCTTCGGTCCCAACGCATCGGTGGCGCAGGACATGGAGCCGGAGTACATCGCGGTGAGTGCGGACTCGCAGACGGCCTTCGTGGTGTGCCAGGAGAACAACGCCGTGGTGCGCATCGACCTGAACACGAACACGATCGTCTCCATCACCTCGCTGGGCATGAAGGACCACAGCCTGCCGGGGAATGGCCTGGACGCGAGCGACCAGGACGGCATGATCAACATCGCCAACTGGCCGGTCAAAGGACTGTACATGCCCGACGCGATCGCCTGCTACACGGTGAACGGCGAACCCTATGTGATCTACGCCAATGAGGGCGACGCAAGGGACGACTGGCCGGGTTATGAAGAAGGTCGCCGCATCGGCAACGCGGGATACCAACTCGATCCCGATGTGTTCCCCAATGCCGCTGATCTGAAACAGAACGCCAACCTCGGCAGGCTCACCGCATCACGCGCATCGGGCGACCTCGATGGCGATGGCCTATTCGAGGAGATCCACGTCCTGGGCGCACGTTCCTTCAGCATCCGCAACGCCGCAGGTGAGCTGCTCTACGACAGCGGGGAGGACTTCGAGCGGATCACTGCCCAGCGCTACCCCACGCGCTTCAACGCGAGCAACAGCAACAACAACTTCGACAACCGAAGCGACGACAAGGGACCGGAGCCCGAGGCCGTGGAGGTGGCCCTGATCGACGGACGCCACTATGCCTTCATCGGTCTCGAACGCATCGGCGGCATCATGGTCTATGATGTCACCGACCCCACCAACGCCCAGTATCTGGACTATGTGAACAACCGGAACTTCGGCGCCAGCCCATTGAGCCCTGAGGGCCTGGACTCCGGTGTGGAATGCCTGCGCTTCGTCCATGCGGACCAAAGCCCCAATGGTGAGATGCTGCTCATCAGCGCCAACGAAGTATCGGGCACGGTGACCATCTTCCAGGTGGACCTGTTGTACTGCGAGCCGGGCGATGGCATCACACGCGTGCGCCAACAGAACGGCAACGGCCCGGTGACCACCACGCAACTGGCCAGTTTCGAAGCCCCGCAGAACGACGGGGACCACTTCACCGCCACGCTGGGCGGCCTCATCTGCCCGCCGGTGAGCGGTTACTACCGCTTCTTCATCTCGGCCGACCACCGTGCCGAGCTCTACCTGAGCCCCGGCACCACCCCGGTGAACGGACCGGCCATCGCGCGCTGCCCCGCTCCGGTGCCGCCGCATGTCTACACGCAGTTCGCACAGCAGTCCTCCGCGGCCATCTGGCTCGAGGCCGGTGAACTGCGCTACCTCTATGCCACACACCGCGAAGCCAATGGCCCCGACCATGTGAGTGTGGCCTGGGCGCGAGCCGATGGGATCCACCAGGACCCCATCCCAGGCATCTACTTCTTCCAGCCGGCACAACCCAAGGACCTGGCATCACTGCTCACAGAAACATCGATAGCACCGGCCACCTTCGGTATGTATCCCAATCCCGCCAATGACCGCCTGCACGTGGAACTCCTCCTGCAGGAGGCCGGCCAGGTAAGGTTGGAGCTGATCGACCCCACCGGCCGCCTGTTGATCGAACGGACCACTTCGGCGGAGGAAGGCCGTCACATCGAAGTGTTGGACATCACCGGCTTGCGGCCCGGCATGTACCTCATGCGGATGACCAGCGGAATGGAACAGGAAACGAAGCCCTTCGTGGTGATGCGCTGA
- a CDS encoding aryl-sulfate sulfotransferase — protein sequence MRTLALALGALLTLCPGPAAFSQFDGYVLYNLSNASIARLRDHTTAQVHTWNCPTNYSYAMALKPNGNIVRTAINNGNQINSAAVSGRVQELNPQGQVVWDFIYSTADHVTHHDICVMPNGNVLLLAYVKRTLAQLQALGYTGNAARYPGRIIEIQPTGSTAQVVWQWEMQDRFIQYVDPNKPNYMPIAQNPHRMNINVPATGSGIDWFHENGIDYNPELDQIVFSSRHVNEIFVIDHSTTTAEAAGHTGGNAGRGGDFLFRWGKPQNYGVNAPQRIPNAVHDAKWVKPGRPMEGWLMFVNNNIGGNTTAIDAINPERDGYNYPWTPGTVWGPGNYGWRHTCLAYAGGQSAAEIMPNGNVFVALSGQYMYEVTSGGQVVWQHADGPQKAFRYTCDDPGISALLGADPCGLGTAVEEEASTGISVYPNPTAGVVHIAGIALGELLSITLLDATGRAVLRTAPMTGLDLGDRPDGIYHLMLDLRDGTRLHRTLVLQR from the coding sequence ATGCGAACCCTCGCACTTGCCCTTGGTGCGCTCCTGACCCTGTGTCCGGGCCCCGCCGCGTTCAGCCAGTTCGATGGCTACGTGCTCTACAACCTCTCCAACGCCTCCATCGCCCGCCTGCGCGACCACACCACGGCGCAGGTGCACACGTGGAACTGCCCCACGAACTACAGTTACGCCATGGCGCTGAAGCCCAACGGCAACATCGTGCGCACGGCGATCAACAACGGCAACCAGATCAACAGTGCGGCGGTGAGCGGCAGGGTGCAGGAGTTGAACCCGCAGGGCCAGGTGGTCTGGGACTTCATCTACTCCACGGCCGACCATGTGACGCACCACGACATCTGCGTGATGCCCAACGGCAATGTGTTGCTGCTGGCCTATGTGAAGCGGACGCTGGCGCAGTTGCAGGCGCTGGGCTACACCGGCAACGCGGCGCGCTACCCGGGCCGCATCATCGAGATCCAACCCACGGGCAGCACCGCCCAGGTGGTGTGGCAGTGGGAGATGCAGGACCGATTCATCCAGTATGTGGACCCGAACAAGCCGAACTACATGCCCATCGCGCAGAACCCGCATCGCATGAACATCAACGTGCCGGCCACGGGCAGCGGCATCGACTGGTTCCACGAGAACGGCATCGACTACAATCCGGAGCTGGACCAGATCGTGTTCAGTTCGCGCCACGTGAACGAGATCTTCGTGATCGACCACAGCACCACCACGGCCGAGGCCGCGGGGCACACCGGCGGCAATGCGGGACGCGGCGGAGACTTCCTCTTTCGCTGGGGCAAGCCGCAGAACTACGGGGTGAACGCCCCGCAGCGGATCCCCAATGCCGTGCATGACGCCAAGTGGGTGAAACCCGGCCGGCCGATGGAGGGCTGGCTGATGTTCGTGAACAACAACATCGGCGGCAACACCACCGCCATCGACGCCATCAACCCCGAGCGCGACGGCTACAACTACCCGTGGACGCCCGGCACCGTTTGGGGCCCCGGCAACTACGGGTGGAGGCATACCTGCCTGGCCTACGCCGGCGGGCAGAGCGCGGCGGAGATCATGCCCAACGGCAACGTGTTCGTGGCGCTGAGCGGCCAGTACATGTATGAAGTGACCAGCGGCGGACAGGTGGTGTGGCAGCATGCCGATGGCCCGCAGAAAGCCTTCCGATACACCTGCGATGACCCGGGCATCTCCGCACTGCTGGGGGCCGACCCCTGCGGGCTGGGCACGGCGGTGGAGGAAGAGGCGAGCACGGGCATTTCGGTGTATCCGAACCCCACGGCGGGCGTCGTGCATATCGCTGGCATCGCTCTGGGTGAGCTGCTGTCCATCACCCTGCTGGACGCCACGGGAAGAGCGGTGCTTCGTACTGCGCCGATGACCGGCCTGGACCTGGGTGACCGACCGGATGGTATCTACCACCTGATGCTGGACCTGCGCGACGGCACGCGTCTCCACCGTACCCTGGTCCTGCAACGCTGA
- a CDS encoding CotH kinase family protein, producing the protein MRPLLRIVVPAFAWLAHGLAVQAQPPLYDPGTVHDIRLWFDDPHWRETLESLYVQGEKGRLTGTLSIDGQVYAGVGVRYKGYSSVSVGRAKNPFNIKLDHTIAGQGHQGFRKLKLSNITSDPSCLREALGYEVARDHMPASRANFATLHVNDTLIGLYTNVEAVNKDFVQRCWGDRKGSFFKGNPPVVSPSGENCNLSDSPGPDSTDYYGVYSIESDQGWSHLLDLITTLNQDAEHVDQVLNVDRALWMHAFNYALINFDSYVGYAQNYYLYRDPNGRWNTIPWDLNMSFASFRLTDASLYWNGFSIANAITMDPLMHHNAPSILPRPLMRNLFADPTHRRMYIAHLRTIIAGWFANGRYYDRALEMRALIDPYVQADTNAFFSHQEFLDNLDLPVSGITTYPGIAQLMEARSAWLLGYPGYLGHPEIGAPVHEPEDLTVGGTVTITVSVVDADEVMLGHRFADGGVFQRLAMHDDGLHGDGGAGDGVYGIMLTASSNLLQYYIYAQNATAGAFLPERAEHDHFSIQTRILPGHLVINEVMALNGGVVLNEDHEAADWIELYNPGPFTVSTAGLYLSDDPGQSQKWALPQRTLIPGEFMIVWADERDDLGGHHANFKLGAQGETLTLAYDADAIIDEIVFGVQYPISTTGRYPNGTGPFRELPPTFNAVNTIGLKDNVDRRLLLYPNPATTELNAIVRMTPPLETQVFGTDGRAMGAPVTHATNERIRFATHGFAAGHYVLRVRSADGDLHEPFIIIE; encoded by the coding sequence ATGCGCCCATTGCTGCGGATCGTGGTGCCGGCCTTCGCCTGGCTCGCGCATGGCCTGGCCGTGCAGGCGCAACCGCCGCTCTACGACCCCGGCACGGTGCACGACATCCGGCTCTGGTTCGATGACCCGCACTGGCGCGAGACGCTTGAAAGCCTCTATGTGCAGGGCGAGAAGGGACGACTGACCGGCACGCTCTCCATCGATGGGCAGGTCTACGCCGGTGTGGGCGTGCGCTACAAGGGCTACAGCAGCGTGAGCGTGGGCCGCGCGAAGAACCCCTTCAACATCAAGCTGGACCACACCATCGCGGGGCAGGGGCACCAGGGCTTCCGCAAGCTGAAGCTCAGCAACATCACCTCCGATCCCTCCTGCCTGCGCGAAGCATTGGGCTACGAGGTGGCCAGGGACCACATGCCCGCCTCGCGCGCCAACTTCGCCACGCTGCATGTGAACGACACCCTGATCGGCCTTTACACCAATGTGGAGGCGGTGAACAAGGACTTCGTGCAGCGCTGCTGGGGCGATCGCAAGGGCAGCTTCTTCAAGGGCAACCCGCCGGTGGTCTCGCCCAGTGGCGAGAACTGCAACCTCAGCGATTCGCCCGGACCCGACAGCACGGACTACTACGGCGTGTACTCCATCGAGAGCGACCAGGGCTGGAGCCATTTGCTGGACCTCATCACCACGTTGAACCAGGACGCGGAACACGTGGACCAGGTGCTCAACGTGGACCGTGCGCTGTGGATGCACGCCTTCAACTACGCGCTGATCAACTTCGACAGCTACGTGGGCTACGCGCAGAATTACTACCTGTACCGCGATCCCAACGGCCGGTGGAACACCATTCCCTGGGACCTGAACATGTCCTTCGCGAGCTTTCGCCTCACCGACGCCTCGCTCTACTGGAACGGCTTCAGCATCGCCAACGCCATCACCATGGACCCGCTGATGCACCACAACGCGCCGTCGATCCTGCCGCGCCCGCTGATGCGCAACCTCTTCGCCGACCCGACGCATCGGCGGATGTACATCGCGCACCTGCGCACCATCATCGCGGGCTGGTTCGCCAATGGCCGTTACTACGACCGCGCCCTGGAGATGCGCGCGCTGATCGATCCGTACGTGCAGGCCGATACGAACGCCTTCTTCAGCCACCAGGAATTCCTGGACAACCTGGACCTGCCGGTGTCGGGCATCACCACCTATCCGGGCATCGCGCAATTGATGGAAGCGCGGTCCGCCTGGCTGCTGGGCTATCCCGGCTACCTGGGGCATCCGGAGATCGGTGCGCCGGTGCATGAGCCGGAGGATCTCACGGTGGGGGGGACGGTCACGATCACGGTGTCTGTTGTGGACGCGGACGAGGTGATGCTCGGTCACCGCTTCGCCGATGGCGGCGTGTTCCAGCGCCTGGCCATGCACGACGATGGCCTGCACGGCGACGGTGGTGCGGGCGATGGTGTCTACGGCATCATGCTCACGGCTTCATCCAACCTGTTGCAGTACTACATCTATGCGCAGAATGCCACGGCGGGCGCATTCCTGCCGGAGCGTGCCGAGCATGACCACTTCAGCATCCAGACGCGCATCCTTCCCGGCCACCTGGTGATCAATGAAGTGATGGCCCTCAATGGCGGCGTGGTGCTGAACGAGGACCACGAGGCGGCGGATTGGATCGAGTTGTACAACCCCGGGCCCTTCACGGTGTCCACCGCAGGATTGTACCTGTCGGACGATCCCGGCCAGTCGCAGAAATGGGCGCTGCCGCAGCGCACGCTCATCCCAGGCGAATTCATGATCGTCTGGGCCGATGAGCGCGACGATCTCGGCGGCCACCACGCCAACTTCAAACTCGGTGCGCAGGGCGAGACCCTCACGCTGGCCTACGACGCCGACGCGATCATCGACGAGATCGTCTTCGGCGTGCAATACCCCATCAGCACCACCGGCCGCTACCCCAACGGCACCGGGCCTTTCCGCGAGTTGCCGCCCACCTTCAACGCCGTGAACACCATCGGCCTGAAGGACAACGTGGACCGCCGCCTGCTGCTCTACCCCAACCCGGCCACCACGGAACTCAACGCCATAGTGCGGATGACGCCACCGCTGGAGACCCAGGTGTTCGGCACCGATGGCCGCGCCATGGGCGCACCGGTGACGCACGCCACGAACGAACGCATCCGCTTCGCCACCCACGGCTTCGCCGCCGGCCATTACGTGCTGCGTGTGCGCAGCGCCGATGGCGACCTCCATGAACCCTTCATCATCATCGAATGA